The nucleotide window CCCCCATTATTTTTATTACAAAATCTGCTTTTTCAAGCATTATCCATGCAATCAATAGATTGAGAGAAAGCGAAAAAATTACCATTGGATATCCGTAGTTTCCCGAAAGAATAATTAAAGTCGTAAGAGTTGCAGGTCCTGCAAGAAGTGGTGTTCCAATTGGAACAACTCCGAGGGTATCACTCATTGTAAGCTCTTTTTCTTTTACTCTTAAAATGTCAGAGATTGAGAGTATTAAAAGAAGAATTCCTCCTGCAATCATAAAATCTTCAAGCTTTATTCCAAGTAAGGAAAATATAAAATTTCCGAGAAAAAGAAAGGAGATTGCCACTAAAAATGCTGTTATTACCGATTGTCGAGCAATATGTTTTCTTTCCTGATCAGGAATGCCTTCCACAAGTGAAATATACAAAGGTAAAATTCCAGGAGCATCAATTGCAACAAAAAGAGGTATGAATGTAAGTAGAAATGTCTGTAATGTCTCCACTTATTTTTTTTCTTCTTCCGCTTCTTTATCTTCTTCCTCTTCAGTCTTCACTGTTACATCTTTTACAAAATCAGGACATTTCTGTCCTGCTTTGAGGGAAAACTGTTTCTGGCATGTTGCTCTCCATGCACAGATAACACACATTGGTTTCTGCTCTGCCATTCGTTCCTCCTAAATTTTTATTAATTTTCTTGCAACTTCAACTACCTTCTTTGCACCCTCTATAGCTTTCAATGCATCAGCATGAGTGTATTCTTCAGAGGGGATAAAGTCTATATCACCATAAAAGGAGAGTTCTCTTTCCTTTCTGAGCCATTTTGATACTTCCGCAATTTCAGGTAAATCCTTATGAACTTCCTCAGGAAATTTTTCCATGTGTTCAAGAATTATGCCTCCAACATCATGCCATTTTGGAGGATCTATGCCTATCTGTCTTAGCATTGCCTTCTGAGCAAGTTCAACCACCTCCTGTGCCTCTCTTATAACATCAGAGTAGTCTTCTTTTTTTAGGAAAAATTCCAGTACCTCTAATCTTGTTATGGCTTTTTTCATGTATTCTACAGCAAGTTTGTGAGCTGTCATAGCTCTATTGTGTCTCCAAATTTATAATCAGGTTTTAGTTCCCAGTAGTATCCACCTTTAGAGTAAACCTTTCTTGCACCGAGACTTTTAAGTTTTTCCTTTAGTGTCTCCAGATATTTCTTGAAAAAGTCATTTCTATCAAACAGAATTTTGACATTTTCTGTCATGTCAAGAAAAAGAGGGCTACCAATCTGAACTTCTTCAGGAGTTTTAAAAACAGGAGAAAGCGTTATATAGATGCCTTGTTTTAACAGTCTCATTATGTCTTCCTCAAACTTAACCTCAATGTTTTTAATAAATTCTTCAACTCTTTTCACTCTTCCCTTTGGTAAATCCTTTGCAACGATTAATATATCAATATCACTGTCAGGTCTGAAAGTATCAGAAGCCAGAGAGCCAAAGATTACGAGGCTTACAAGTCTGTCACTGTAAAAATTGACTATTTCTTTTGAAAGCTTTTCAACTAAATCGTAGTATTTTTGTCTGTATCCCATGTTTTATTATACCCTAATACTGCTTAAAATATGATTCTTTAAAAAGTCCTCAATTTCCATGAGCAATTTTTCTGATATTCTAACTCTTTCAAGATAAGACAAACTCCAGTTTGACATCTCACTGAGGATTTTAACCACTCCCTGAGACAACTGTGATGATTCTCTGCCTGAAGCACAGTTTTTACAGATTACAAAACCCTGTGAGTAGTGAGTTTCGCCATTTAATCGGTTATGGCAGACTCCACAGTGCTGAAAATCAGGTAGAAACCCGAGAATTTTCAATGTT belongs to Thermodesulfovibrio aggregans and includes:
- a CDS encoding nucleotidyltransferase domain-containing protein, with amino-acid sequence MGYRQKYYDLVEKLSKEIVNFYSDRLVSLVIFGSLASDTFRPDSDIDILIVAKDLPKGRVKRVEEFIKNIEVKFEEDIMRLLKQGIYITLSPVFKTPEEVQIGSPLFLDMTENVKILFDRNDFFKKYLETLKEKLKSLGARKVYSKGGYYWELKPDYKFGDTIEL
- a CDS encoding MarC family protein, encoding METLQTFLLTFIPLFVAIDAPGILPLYISLVEGIPDQERKHIARQSVITAFLVAISFLFLGNFIFSLLGIKLEDFMIAGGILLLILSISDILRVKEKELTMSDTLGVVPIGTPLLAGPATLTTLIILSGNYGYPMVIFSLSLNLLIAWIMLEKADFVIKIMGVHGIKAFAKVMALLLSAIAVSLIKKGFTKILGVS
- a CDS encoding HEPN domain-containing protein; translation: MTAHKLAVEYMKKAITRLEVLEFFLKKEDYSDVIREAQEVVELAQKAMLRQIGIDPPKWHDVGGIILEHMEKFPEEVHKDLPEIAEVSKWLRKERELSFYGDIDFIPSEEYTHADALKAIEGAKKVVEVARKLIKI